From a single Sander vitreus isolate 19-12246 chromosome 2, sanVit1, whole genome shotgun sequence genomic region:
- the LOC144532848 gene encoding hexokinase-1, translating to MIAAQLLAYYFTELKDDQLKKIDKYLYSMRFSDDTLKDIMNRFRREMENGLGRDTSPTASIKMLPTFVRSIPDGSEKGDFIALDLGGSNFRILRVKVTQDKKQPVQMESQVYETPDDIIHGNGSRLFGHVADCLGDFMEKQKIKDKKLPVGFTFSFPCAQTKLDEAVLLTWTKKFKVSGVEGVDVVSLLNKAIKKRGDYEADIMAVVNDTVGTMMTCGFDDQRCEVGIIIGTGTNACYMEELRHIDQVEGDEGRMCINTEWGAFGDDGSLEDIRTEFDREIDRGSINPGKQLFEKMASGMYIGELVRLILVKMAKEGLLFEGRITPELLTKGKIETKHVSAIEKSKEGLKKCMEILTRLGVEPSDEDCLAVQHVCTIVSFRSANLIASTLGGILCRLKENKGVTRLRTTVGIDGSLYKMHPQYARRLHKTVRRLVPDSDVRFLLSESGSAKGAAMVTAVAYRLTEQARQIQQTMAEFRLSKAQLLEVKKRMKVEIERGLKKDTHKEATVKMLPTFVRRTPDGTENGDFLALDLGGTNFRVLLVKIRSGKKRSVEMHNKIYAIPIEVMQGTGEELFDHIVYCISDFLDYMGMKSARLPLGFTFSFPCHQTSLDAGILVTWTKGFKATDCEGEDVVELLREAIKRKEEFELDVVAIVNDTVGTMMTCAYEEPNCEVGLIAGTGSNACYMEETKNIEIVEGNEGRMCVNMEWGAFGDNGCLDDIRTKYDQAVDENSLNEGKQRYEKMCSGMYLGEIVRQILIDLTKRGFLFRGQISETLKTRGIFETKFLSQIESDRLALLQVRAILQQLGLDSTCDDSIIVKEVCGTVSRRAAQICGAGMAAVVDKIRENRGLDHLDITVGVDGTLYKLHPHFSRIFQQTVKELAPKCNVIFLLSEDGSGKGAALITAVGCRQRELDAQQQ from the exons ATGATAGCAGCTCAGCTTCTGGCCTACTACTTCACTGAGTTGAAGGATGATCAACTCAAAAAG ATCGATAAGTACCTCTACTCCATGCGTTTCTCCGATGATACCTTGAAGGACATCATGAACCGGTTCCGCAGGGAAATGGAGAACGGGCTCGGCCGTGACACCAGCCCCACCGCCTCCATCAAGATGCTGCCCACCTTCGTCAGGTCCATCCCTGACGGATCAG AAAAGGGGGACTTCATAGCGCTGGACCTCGGGGGGTCGAACTTTCGGATCCTGCGTGTCAAAGTGACGCAGGACAAGAAGCAGCCGGTTCAAATGGAGAGCCAGGTCTATGAGacccctgatgacatcattcaCGGCAACGGGTCACGG CTCTTTGGCCATGTTGCAGATTGCCTGGGCGACTTCATGGAGAAGCAAAAAATCAAGGATAAAAAGCTTCCTGTGGGATTTACCTTCTCTTTCCCCTGTGCCCAAACAAAACTAGATGAG GCGGTTTTACTGACGTGGACAAAGAAGTTTAAAGTCAGTGGTGTAGAAGGCGTAGATGTTGTAAGTCTTCTAAACAAGGCTATCAAGAAACGAggg GACTACGAGGCAGACATCATGGCGGTGGTGAATGACACAGTTGGCACCATGATGACCTGTGGATTTGACGATCAGCGCTGTGAAGTGGGCATCATCATAG GAACGGGAACAAATGCCTGCTACATGGAGGAATTGCGTCACATTGACCAGGTGGAAGGAGACGAAGGACGGATGTGCATAAACACTGAGTGGGGTGCCTTCGGGGATGATGGGTCCCTAGAGGACATTCGCACAGAGTTTGACCGCGAGATCGACAGAGGCTCCATCAACCCAGGAAAACAGCT GTTTGAAAAGATGGCCAGTGGGATGTACATAGGAGAGCTGGTTCGACTCATACTGGTTAAGATGGCCAAAGAGGGGCTGTTATTTGAGGGACGGATAACCCCCGAGCTCCTGACGAAAGGAAAGATTGAGACAAAACATGTTTCTGCCATTGAAAA GAGTAAAGAAGGGCTGAAGAAATGCATGGAAATCCTAACAAGGCTTGGGGTTGAGCCTTCAGATGAAGACTGTCTGGCTGTGCAGCACGTGTGCACCATCGTATCCTTCCGTTCAGCAAATCTGATTGCTTCAACACTGGGAGGCATCCTCTGTCGTCTTAAGGAAAACAAAGGAGTCACACGCCTACGCACCACTGTGGGCATCGACGGCTCTCTCTACAAGATGCACCCTCA ATATGCCCGCCGTCTGCACAAGACCGTGCGTCGCTTGGTCCCAGACTCAGATGTCCGCTTCTTGCTGTCTGAGAGTGGGAGTGCGAAAGGAGCAGCCATGGTGACAGCAGTGGCGTACCGTTTGACGGAGCAAGCGCGCCAGATTCAGCAGACGATGGCAGAGTTCCGGCTGAGCAAAGCGCAGCTGCTAGAAGTGAAGAAGCGCATGAAGGTGGAGATTGAAAGAGGCCTCAAGAAGGACACCCACAAGGAAGCTACAGTCAAAATGTTGCCTACTTTTGTCCGAAGAACACCAGATGGAACAG AGAACGGAGATTTCCTCGCTCTGGACCTCGGAGGAACAAACTTCCGTGTGCTCCTGGTGAAGATTCGCAGCGGGAAGAAGCGATCAGTGGAGATGCATAATAAAATCTACGCCATTCCCATAGAAGTCATGCAGGGCACAGGAGAAGAG CTCTTTGACCACATTGTGTACTGCATCTCCGACTTCTTGGACTACATGGGAATGAAAAGTGCTCGCCTGCCGCTGGGTTTCACCTTCTCCTTCCCCTGCCATCAGACCAGCTTGGACGCA GGTATCCTCGTAACCTGGACCAAAGGATTCAAGGCCACAGACTGTGAGGGTGAAGATGTGGTGGAGCTTCTTCGGGAAGCGATCAAGAGGAAAGAG GAGTTTGAGTTAGATGTGGTTGCCATAGTGAACGACACAGTGGGGACGATGATGACCTGTGCATATGAGGAACCCAACTGTGAGGTTGGGCTGATTGCAG GGACCGGCAGTAACGCCTGCTACATGGAAGAGACAAAGAACATCGAGATAGTGGAGGGAAATGAGGGCCGTATGTGTGTCAATATGGAGTGGGGAGCGTTTGGAGACAACGGCTGCCTGGATGACATCAGGACCAAGTACGACCAGGCAGTGGATGAGAACTCGCTCAACGAAGGCAAACAAAG ATATGAGAAGATGTGCAGCGGTATGTACCTTGGAGAGATCGTCAGGCAGATTTTAATTGATCTGACAAAGCGTGGCTTCCTCTTCCGGGGACAAATCTCGGAGACGTTGAAGACCAGGGGCATCTTCGAGACAAAGTTCCTGTCACAGATAGAGAG CGATCGTCTGGCGTTGCTGCAGGTCAGGGCGATCCTGCAGCAGCTGGGGCTCGACAGCACCTGTGATGACAGTATTATTGTCAAGGAGGTGTGTGGCACGGTGTCCCGCCGCGCCGCTCAGATCTGCGGAGCCGGGATGGCTGCAGTGGTGGACAAGATCCGTGAGAACAGAGGACTGGACCACCTGGACATTACCGTGGGCGTGGACGGCACGCTCTACAAGCTGCACCCACA